Proteins encoded by one window of Tunturibacter psychrotolerans:
- a CDS encoding YihY/virulence factor BrkB family protein — translation MPSILPGKHEAAASSKTDQHDLPPKPIEDVAPVVREYGLAAQIAALARYMARTEVHTYAFSVAANVILSLFPFIVLLLTLSRSVFHSRSMEAIVGDMMKNLLPVGQDFVMRNMQLLAHPHKGTQLFSLVMLLVTSTGVFLPLEVALNRVWGVRQNRNYLHNQAVSLGLAFAVGVLAMASVASTASQQTILSWLFFGHTENVVYHFVSYGFLKLCAGFASILLFFLIYWVLPYRKIPARAVLPTAIVIGLLWQAAKYLYIRALPWLDFQSVYGPFYISVGLMMWAFLSGLLLLAGAHFSATRYTLKLASQAELEAANDARRE, via the coding sequence ATGCCATCGATTCTCCCTGGTAAACACGAAGCAGCCGCGTCGTCGAAGACCGATCAGCACGATCTGCCGCCAAAGCCGATCGAAGACGTTGCCCCCGTCGTTCGGGAGTATGGTTTGGCGGCGCAGATCGCCGCCCTGGCCCGCTACATGGCCCGGACTGAGGTCCATACCTACGCGTTCAGCGTCGCGGCCAACGTGATCCTTTCGCTCTTCCCCTTCATCGTACTGCTCTTGACTCTGTCCCGCAGCGTCTTTCACTCCCGTTCCATGGAGGCGATCGTCGGTGACATGATGAAGAATCTCCTGCCGGTCGGTCAGGACTTCGTCATGCGAAACATGCAGCTGCTGGCCCACCCTCACAAAGGAACCCAGCTGTTTTCGCTCGTCATGCTACTCGTCACCTCAACCGGCGTCTTTCTTCCTCTGGAGGTAGCGTTAAACCGGGTCTGGGGAGTTCGCCAGAACCGAAACTACCTCCACAACCAGGCTGTATCTCTGGGACTCGCATTCGCCGTTGGTGTCCTGGCCATGGCGTCGGTCGCCTCCACCGCAAGCCAGCAGACGATTCTCTCCTGGCTCTTCTTCGGCCATACCGAAAACGTCGTCTATCACTTCGTCTCCTACGGCTTTCTCAAGCTCTGCGCCGGGTTTGCCAGCATACTGCTCTTCTTTCTAATCTATTGGGTATTGCCCTACAGAAAGATTCCGGCGCGCGCCGTGCTGCCAACCGCCATCGTGATCGGTCTGCTATGGCAAGCGGCGAAGTATCTCTATATCAGGGCGCTCCCCTGGCTGGACTTCCAGTCCGTCTATGGGCCGTTTTATATTTCGGTAGGGTTGATGATGTGGGCGTTTCTCTCCGGTCTGCTCCTGCTGGCCGGGGCACATTTTTCGGCAACGCGTTATACCTTAAAGCTGGCAAGTCAGGCGGAGCTGGAGGCGGCGAACGATGCAAGACGCGAATAG
- a CDS encoding PP2C family protein-serine/threonine phosphatase, producing the protein MQDANSPTGPRVLTKLRERIPTGLAGAAVWLGLWFCVLFVRHLFSGGFRTFLGILQFFVGIALVSVAIPLAWQLIRKHLLWSLRNKLILTYLLIGLAPVILFLTLVGVLAYVAAGQFAIHLTDSRLQAELIQMRNETGHRADLTTALVAERPKDSGQQIGSEIQTIEQAGEVTRLDMPRLHLHRVIRAFLNGAAVDIGPIRGKAPFGLPPWATELPGGEFSGLVLDGRELYLVTLHQKKWNDGRVFTLMSSLPVDSAVLKLISEGLGQASLLPQRAGRTANEISRENNAGTPAPSQKSRQKVRFAVGADGIDAGSSWIVGGTEPPAVNVADTRVSFTSTEPITDWDTGERDNVLIAVQSRPSLLYNQLFGSSLGGIVTSVLRIGIILLCVVFALIELLALWMAIGLSRSITSSVADLYSATEHIDRGDFNYRIGVKSDDQLAELSSSFNTMSGSLQRLLEEQKEKERLQNEISIAQEVQANLFPLHAQGLATLDLHGICRPARSVSGDYYDFLVFHEEAHAGMVDRRETGVGIAIGDISGKGISAALLMATLHSAVRAYRFASEELVYSESTVAGLTASREGRGGDCDELFQSPGRILSLLNRHLYRSTQPEKYATLFLAHYDVASSMLTYSNAGQLPPLVLSRDGHIRRLDKGGTVVGLMDGMQYEEDRFQMKSGDILVAYSDGVTEPENDFGEFGEERMMEVVARYRDQPLHVISGQVMLALDAWIGADEQPDDITLVLARQV; encoded by the coding sequence ATGCAAGACGCGAATAGCCCTACCGGGCCGCGCGTTCTCACCAAGCTCAGAGAACGGATTCCGACAGGACTTGCCGGCGCAGCGGTCTGGCTTGGCTTGTGGTTCTGCGTGTTGTTTGTTCGCCACTTGTTCTCAGGCGGATTCAGAACCTTTTTAGGGATCCTCCAGTTCTTTGTTGGAATCGCTCTCGTCTCCGTCGCCATCCCCCTAGCCTGGCAGCTCATACGCAAGCATCTCCTCTGGAGCCTTCGCAACAAGCTGATCCTCACTTATCTCCTCATCGGTCTTGCCCCGGTGATTCTGTTTCTCACCCTGGTGGGCGTCCTGGCCTACGTAGCAGCAGGTCAATTCGCCATTCACCTCACAGACTCCCGGCTACAGGCTGAGTTGATCCAAATGAGAAACGAGACCGGACATCGCGCCGATCTCACCACTGCGCTCGTCGCCGAACGTCCAAAGGACAGCGGGCAACAAATCGGTAGCGAGATCCAGACCATCGAACAGGCCGGAGAGGTCACACGACTGGATATGCCTCGCTTGCACTTGCATCGCGTAATCCGCGCCTTTCTTAACGGCGCCGCAGTCGACATCGGTCCAATTCGTGGCAAAGCTCCCTTCGGTCTTCCTCCCTGGGCGACCGAACTGCCGGGAGGGGAGTTCTCAGGTCTCGTTCTCGACGGACGCGAACTCTATCTCGTGACCCTTCATCAGAAAAAGTGGAACGACGGACGCGTCTTCACTCTTATGTCGAGCCTGCCGGTTGACAGCGCTGTTCTCAAACTGATCTCGGAGGGACTTGGACAGGCCAGCCTGCTGCCCCAGCGCGCCGGAAGAACCGCCAATGAGATCAGCAGAGAGAACAATGCGGGAACGCCCGCTCCCTCCCAGAAATCGCGTCAGAAGGTCAGATTCGCGGTCGGAGCCGATGGGATCGATGCAGGGTCGTCCTGGATCGTCGGTGGAACCGAGCCCCCAGCCGTCAACGTCGCAGACACCCGCGTCAGTTTTACTTCGACCGAACCGATCACCGACTGGGACACAGGAGAGCGGGACAACGTTCTCATCGCGGTCCAATCCCGGCCCTCTCTCCTCTATAACCAGCTATTCGGCTCCTCGCTAGGCGGAATCGTAACCAGCGTTCTGCGCATTGGCATCATCCTCCTCTGCGTTGTCTTTGCCCTCATTGAGCTGCTGGCGCTGTGGATGGCCATCGGCCTCAGCCGCTCCATCACCTCGTCCGTGGCTGATCTCTACAGCGCAACCGAGCACATCGACCGCGGCGACTTCAACTACCGTATCGGCGTTAAGAGTGATGACCAGCTTGCCGAGCTAAGCAGCTCCTTCAACACCATGTCTGGATCCCTGCAGCGGCTCCTCGAAGAACAGAAGGAGAAGGAGCGTCTGCAGAACGAGATCTCCATCGCCCAGGAGGTTCAGGCCAATCTCTTCCCGCTACACGCGCAGGGACTCGCGACCCTCGATCTGCACGGAATCTGTCGCCCAGCCCGATCCGTAAGCGGCGACTACTACGACTTTCTCGTCTTCCACGAAGAAGCCCATGCCGGCATGGTCGACCGGCGTGAGACCGGCGTAGGCATCGCCATCGGCGATATCAGCGGGAAGGGAATCTCAGCCGCCCTGCTCATGGCAACCCTTCACTCGGCCGTGCGAGCTTACCGCTTCGCAAGTGAGGAGCTTGTCTACAGCGAGTCCACGGTGGCAGGACTCACAGCCAGCAGGGAAGGCCGTGGCGGAGACTGCGACGAGCTCTTCCAGTCCCCGGGACGCATTCTTTCCCTTCTCAATCGTCACCTCTACCGAAGTACGCAGCCTGAAAAGTATGCAACTTTGTTTCTCGCCCACTACGACGTCGCCTCCTCCATGCTGACCTACTCCAACGCAGGACAACTTCCACCCCTCGTTCTGAGCCGGGACGGACACATCAGACGGCTCGACAAAGGGGGAACAGTCGTCGGGCTCATGGACGGCATGCAGTACGAGGAGGACCGCTTCCAAATGAAGTCGGGAGATATTCTCGTCGCCTACTCAGACGGCGTCACCGAACCCGAGAACGACTTCGGCGAGTTCGGCGAGGAACGCATGATGGAGGTGGTCGCCCGTTACCGCGATCAGCCCCTGCACGTAATCTCCGGCCAGGTCATGCTCGCC
- the queG gene encoding tRNA epoxyqueuosine(34) reductase QueG, translating to MFVEPAQNAAAWTSDLKLWLSELALRSGFDTAGVAAVASPDPEITQPHLDANRFEAWIAAGRAGEMDYLKRRNEQGVLLRSHVQIAMPWARSVIVCALNYNVAAPLSIDQSGPGTGWIARYAWSGRNSSTDTDDLIPTDYHDELLSRLRKIESNLQERFACQTRCYVDTGPLVERAAAAKAGIGWIGKNTCVLDQKLGSWLLLGVIVTSIPVSSELAFELPADRCGSCTRCIDACPTNALVAPREMDASRCIAYLTIEKKGVIAEELREPMGRQVFGCDICQDVCPWNRRAPTSQNEGMLARKQLINPPLAWLAEMDSATFKQWFKGSPLERTRLKRLHRNVAIAMGNSGETQFIPQLQQWSTAEDPVLAESSQWALARIHTLTTAPERPAIISKD from the coding sequence TTGTTCGTAGAGCCAGCACAAAACGCTGCGGCATGGACCTCCGACCTCAAGCTCTGGCTGAGTGAGTTGGCCCTGCGCTCCGGCTTCGACACTGCAGGAGTAGCAGCCGTCGCCTCCCCAGACCCCGAAATCACGCAGCCGCATCTCGACGCGAATCGATTCGAAGCCTGGATCGCAGCCGGCAGAGCCGGTGAGATGGACTATCTCAAGCGCCGCAACGAGCAAGGAGTTCTGCTACGCAGTCACGTCCAGATCGCGATGCCCTGGGCGCGATCGGTCATCGTCTGCGCCCTGAACTATAACGTAGCCGCCCCACTATCCATCGACCAATCCGGCCCCGGAACCGGATGGATCGCCCGCTATGCCTGGAGCGGACGCAACAGCTCCACAGACACCGACGACCTAATCCCCACCGACTATCACGACGAACTCCTAAGCCGCCTCCGAAAAATCGAGTCGAACCTTCAAGAGCGTTTCGCCTGCCAGACACGCTGTTACGTAGACACTGGCCCCCTCGTCGAGCGCGCCGCCGCTGCGAAAGCCGGCATAGGCTGGATCGGCAAGAACACCTGCGTCCTCGATCAAAAACTAGGCTCATGGCTTCTCCTCGGCGTCATCGTCACCTCCATTCCCGTGTCGTCCGAGCTCGCCTTCGAACTCCCTGCGGACCGCTGCGGAAGCTGTACCCGCTGCATCGACGCCTGCCCCACAAACGCACTGGTGGCGCCGCGCGAGATGGATGCGTCACGCTGCATCGCCTATCTCACAATCGAAAAAAAAGGTGTTATCGCAGAGGAGCTGCGCGAACCCATGGGCCGCCAGGTCTTCGGCTGCGATATCTGCCAGGACGTCTGTCCCTGGAACCGCCGCGCTCCAACCTCTCAAAACGAGGGCATGCTCGCACGAAAACAGTTGATCAATCCACCCTTGGCGTGGCTCGCAGAGATGGACTCCGCAACATTTAAGCAATGGTTCAAAGGCTCGCCCCTGGAACGAACCCGTCTAAAGCGACTGCACCGCAACGTCGCCATCGCAATGGGAAACAGTGGCGAAACGCAGTTCATCCCCCAACTCCAGCAATGGAGCACCGCCGAAGATCCCGTCCTCGCGGAGTCATCCCAGTGGGCCCTGGCGCGTATCCACACCCTTACAACCGCTCCAGAACGGCCAGCAATCATAAGCAAAGATTAG